The nucleotide sequence TGACCGTCAGGGTCCAGGTGCTCCCCGCCGTGTCGGTGACGCCGGACACCGTGCCGGTGCGCTCGGTGACGGTCTCGTAGCCGTTGGGGCCGTTCACGGTGAACTCACCGTGGACGACCGGACCGCCGATCCCCCCGCCGAAGGGTCCCCCGCCCATGTGCCCCATGCGTCCCCGCGGGCCGAAGGGGGCGTTCGGCGCGGCCGCCGGTGGCGTCGTGATCGACGACGAGCCCGACGGCGCGGAGGTCGACGAGGACCCCGGGTCCGTGGCGGTGGTGGACGTGGACGTGGACGTGGACGTGGACGTGTCGCTCGAGCTCGTGGCGGCATTGGCGAGCGCCCCCGCCCCCACCGCCACGCCGGCGGCGGCCCCGATGCCCACGGCCGCCTTCAGCAGGCGACGCCGGGACGGTGGCGTGGGCGGCGGCCCCCCGGTCGGTGCGGCCCCCATGGGCGGCGTGCCCCACGGCGCCCCCGGCGGGTTCACCGGCATGTCGTGCATCGTCTGCCTCCTCCTCCGGCGCCGGTAGGCCGGCGCCGACCTGAGGATCACGGTACGCACCGTTCCTGTGGCGAAACTGTGCAGTGGCGAATTCATTTCGTCCCGACGTCCCTCCCGGGGCGGCGCCGGTGCGACGCCTCCGGAGCGAGGGGCGCGCGGTCAGGAGGTGGCGTCGATACCGGCGCGCAGCTCCGACACGAACGCGGCCGCGCCGTCGGGACCGGCCCCGTCGAGCAGCCGGCGCACGAGGGCCGAGCCGACCACCACGCCGTCGGCCTCGGTGCACGCCTCGGCCGCCTGCGCGGCGTTCGACACGCCGATGCCGATGCACACGGGGCGCTCGGTCAGCCGCCGGACGGTGGCGGCCACGTGGCGCGCCGAGGACGCCAGCTCCGAACGCTCGCCGGTCACCCCCATGACCCCGACGCCGTAGACGAAGCCCCGCGACCGTTCACAGATGGCCCGGGCCCGGGCCTCGGGCGTGGACGGCGCCACCAGCAGGACGGTGGCCACCCCGGCGGCGTCAGCCTCCTCGCACCATTCGCCGGACTCCTCGAGGGGGAGGTCGGGGATGATGGCCCCGGCGATGCCGGCGTCGGCCAGCGAGCGGGCGAAGCGGCGCAGGCCGGCGCGGAACACGATGTTGTAGTACGTCATCACGCACAGCGGCACGGGGAGGTCGGCGCGCGCCAGCACGTCGAGCACCGACGACGGCGTGGTGCCCCGCTGCAACGCCCGCAGCGACGCCTCCTGGATGACGGGCCCGTCGATCATCGGGTCCGAAAAGGGGATCCCGATCTCCACGGCGTCAGCGCCGGCGTCGGCCACGGCGAGCACGGCCTCGGCCCAGTCCGGTCCCATCCCGCCGGTCACGTAGGGGACGAGGAGCTTGCGCCCCCGGGCCCGGCGCGCCCGCAGATGGGCCTCGAGCGACCCGATCTCCTCGGGCGCGCTCATCGCAGCATGTCGCGCACCTGGGCGACGTCCTTGTCGCCGCGCCCCGACAGGGTGAGGAGCACGGTGGCGCCCGCCGGCACCGACCGACCCGCCTCGCGCACCAGCCACGCCAGGGCGTGCGCCGGCTCCAGGGCGGGGATGATGCCCTCGGTCTGCGCCAGCAGCCCGAAGGCGGCCAGGACCTCGTCGTCGCCGGCGTGCTCGTAGCGGGCCCGGCCGATGGCCGACAGGTGGGCGTGCTCGGGGCCGATGCCGGGATAGTCGAGGCCCGCCGAGATGGAGTGGGCCTCAAGGATCTGCCCCGCCTCGTCCTGCAGGACGTAGCTCTTCATGCCGTGGACGACGCCCGGCACGCCCCGGCCCATGGCGGCGCCGCCGGCGGCCTCCACACCCACCAGCACGGCGTCGGTGTCGGCGAACCCGGCGAACGTGC is from Acidimicrobiales bacterium and encodes:
- the trpA gene encoding tryptophan synthase subunit alpha gives rise to the protein MSAPEEIGSLEAHLRARRARGRKLLVPYVTGGMGPDWAEAVLAVADAGADAVEIGIPFSDPMIDGPVIQEASLRALQRGTTPSSVLDVLARADLPVPLCVMTYYNIVFRAGLRRFARSLADAGIAGAIIPDLPLEESGEWCEEADAAGVATVLLVAPSTPEARARAICERSRGFVYGVGVMGVTGERSELASSARHVAATVRRLTERPVCIGIGVSNAAQAAEACTEADGVVVGSALVRRLLDGAGPDGAAAFVSELRAGIDATS